One Archangium violaceum genomic window, GCGAGGAGGCGGGGCCGGAGGCGGACCTGGAGGAGCTCATCGCCGGGATGGGTCGTGGAGATCGCTCCATGGCCGAAGCCGAGGGGATGGCAGACTGGGAGCGTCGGCACGACGGGCGGGAGAGCCGTCGGCCAGCAAGGGGCTCGGACTCCAAGGGGTCGGTGTCGCTGGAGGAGGCCCGGGCTCGTGCTCGCAGCCTGCGCAACCCGAGGGATTGGGAGAAGAAATGAGTACCAGCAATCGGCCGGAGCGCGTGGGCCAGGAGATCCAGGTGGCCCTCGGGAGGATGCTCACCCGGGGCGAGCTGAAGGATCCGCGGATCGGCTTCATCACCATCACCGGCGTGAAGGTGTCGCCGGACCTGAAGACGGCACGCGTCTACTACTCGATGATGGGCACCGAGCAGGAGCGCAAGGAGACCCAGAAGGGGCTCGAGGCCGCCAAGGGCTACATCCGTCGGGAGATCACCGAGGCGGTGAACCTGCGCGTGTCGCCAGAAGTCTTCTTCACCTTCGACGAGTCGCTGGAGCGGGGTGACCGCATCGAGCGGCTGTTGCGCGAGGTGAAGGAGAAGGAGGGCTGGTAGCGAGCATGGACGGCGTCCTGGTCATCGATAAGCCCAAGGGGCCCACCTCGTTCGACGTGGTGCGGCAGGTCCGGGGTCTGCTCAAGGTGAAGAAGGTGGGCCATACCGGCACACTGGACCCGATGGCCACGGGGGTGCTGCCCCTGTGCCTGGGCGAGGCGACGAAGGTGGCCGGCTTCATCACCGAGGGCGACAAGGCCTATGACGCCGTCGTGCGTCTGGGCGCGGAGACGGACACCCAGGACGCCGAGGGCAAGGTGGTGGCCGAGGCGCCGGTTCCTTCCCTCACCACGGCGGTGCTCGAGGAGGTGTTGGGGCGCTTCCGCGGCTCCTTCGAGCAGGTGCCGCCCATGTACTCGGCGGTGAAGGTGGGCGGGAAGCGGTTGTACGAGCTCGCCCGTGCCGGCGAGGAGGTGGAGCGCGCCAGCCGTCAGGTGACGGTGTACGAGCTGGTGCTGCGCGACTTCAACGCCAACCAGCTCCGTCTGTCCGTGCGCTGCTCCAAGGGCTTCTTCGTCCGGACGCTCGCCTACGATATCGGCCGGGCGCTCGGTTGTGGGGCCCATCTGGAGGCGCTGCGGCGCACCACGAGCGGCCCCTTCACCCTGGCCCATTCCCTGCCGCTGGCGGACCTGGCCGCGCTGGCTCGGGAGCCCGAGGCCCTGGCGAAGCGGTTGCTGCCGGTGTCCGAGGCCCTGACCGACCTGCCCGCGGTGAGGGTGAGCGCGGAGGACGCGGCGCGGGTGTCCCATGGTGTCCCCGTGGAGGCCCCCGCCCATCCGGGCCGCGTGCGCGTGGTGGACCCTTCGGGCGCGCTGCTCGCCGTGGCCGAGGTGGTGCGCGGCCGGCTGCGTTACCTGCGAGTGCTCGTCTGACAGCCCATCGTGGCCCCGGCCCTCGACGTCACCGTGGTGGTGCCACCCTCCCTGAGGGCTCTCTTCGAGGGGCGGCGCGAGGTCACCCTCGGCGTGCCCGCCAACACCACGGTGGGGGAGATCCTGGAAACGCTCCTGCGCCTCTACCCCCTGCTGCGCCAGCACTTCGCGGGAGATCAGCCCGTCACCGGAGGCCTCTTCGTGCAGGTGGCGCTGGACGAGCCCTCTCTGGTGGATCTGTCCTCCGGGGGGACGGGACTGTCGACTGGAGGGCGCCTCATCCTCTTCAGTCTCTCCCGTCCGTCTCCAGGCGTACGGCCGGGCGCTTAAGGTTGACCGCCCGCACAGGCGATGCTTATAAGCCACCGATTCGTTAGTAGGAGGAAGCCCGGTCTGTACCCCTCCGCGGACCGTGGCAACCGCAGTACCCCACCCCGGAGCGGGACAGAAGCCAAGGAAGAACATGTCGGCATTGCATCAGGACCGTAAGGCAGAGGTCGTCGCGAAGTTCCGCACCCACGAGTCGGACACCGGTTCCCCCGAGGTCCAGGTGGCGCTGCTCTCCGAGCGCATCACCATGCTCACGGAGCACTTCAAGACGCACAAGAAGGACCACCACTCCCGCCGCGGTCTGCTCAAGCTGGTGGGTCAGCGTCGCCGCCTGCTCGACTACCTGAAGAGCAAGGACACCAACCGCTACAAGAAGCTCATCGAGGGCCTCGGCATCCGCAAGTAGGCCCGCAGTCAACCGGGGCGCTGGCTCTCAGGGCAGCGCCCCGAGTCGTTCCAGGCAGTTGCAGCACGCAGCACTCAGTCCAGCGAAGAGGAGGGGCGAGGGAGGAGGCAAGGGCGTGATGTGGACGGAGGTTTTGGTTTCCGTTCGGACGGGCCGACCGGTGGTGCAGCCGGGTCGGCCCGCGCGATCAGGGATCAAAGCTCCGACGCATCCCTGCCGGCGCTTCCGAAGCGCCCCCACCGCAGTCAAGTCGCGGTTGCCCGTATCCGCCTGTTCCAGGCCCGGTGACCGCATCAACCCCACAGGCCTCGCATCGAGGCGCGTGGGCCCTCACCTTTTGGAAAAGGCAGGGCACGCGTCCACGGGGCCACCCAGGAAGTACGAGGCAAGACGGATATGCACTTGAAGAAGAGCGTCAAGATTGGCGACACCGAGCTGACCATCGAGACCGGCCACATGGCCAAGCAGGCGGACGGCTCGGTGGTGGTTCGTTACGGCGACACCATGCTGCTCGTCACCGCGGTGAGCGCGCGCGAGAAGAAGGACGTGGACTTCCTCCCGCTCACGGTGGAGTACCAGGAGAAGTTGTACTCGGCCGGCCGCATCCCCGGCAGCTATTTCAAGCGCGAGGGGCGCCTGACGGAGAAGGAGACGCTGGCCAGCCGTATCGTGGACCGCTCCTGCCGCCCGCTCTTCCCGGACGGCTACGCCTACGAGACCCAGGTCATCGCGAGCGTCATCTCCGCGGACCCGGAGCACGAGGGTGATATCCACGGCATTACGGGCGCCTCGGCGGCGCTGTGGGTGTCGGACATCCCCTTCAACGGCCCCATCGCGGGCATCCGCGTGGGCCGCGTGGACGGCAAGCTCATCGCCAACCCCACGCTCAAGCAGCGCGAGCTGTCCGACATCGACCTCGTCATGGCCGTGAGCCGCGAGGCCATCGTGATGGTGGAGGGCGGTGCCGAGGAGGTGAGCGAGGCGGAGATGATGGCCGCGCTCGAGTTCGGCAAGCAGGCGGCACAGCCGGCCCTGGATCTGCAGGACGAGCTGCGGCGCGCGCTCAACAAGACGGTGCGCAACTACGACCGCATCCCTGCGGTGGCCGAGGACCTGAAGTCCAAGGTTCGTGAGCTGGCCTGGGACGGCATCGTCAACGGCTACACCATCAAGGAGAAGGCGGCCCGCTACGAGGCGCTCTCCAAGGCCAAGAAGGAGGCCCTGGCGAAGCTCAAGGAGCAGCTGGGCGAGGGCTACACCTCCCAGGTGGAGAAGCACGCCAAGCAGGTGGTGGAGGACCTGAAGTACGAGCACATGCGCACGCTGACGGTGAACGGTGGCCGCATCGGTGGCCGTGGTCACGCCGAGGTGCGCAACATCACCTGCGAGGTGAGCGTGCTCCCGCGCACCCACGGCAGCGCCATCTTCACCCGTGGCGAGACGCAGGCCCTGGTGGTGACGACGCTGGGTACCTCCGAGGACGAGCAGCGGCTGGAGCTGCTCAGCGGCCAGTCCTTCAAGAAGTTCATGCTGCACTACAACTTCCCCCCGTTCAGCGTGAACGAGACCAAGCCCCTGCGCGGCCCCGGCCGGCGTGAGGTGGGCCATGGCGCCCTGGCCGAGCGCGCGCTGCGCAACATGCTGCCCGCGAGCGAGAAGTTCCCGTACACGGTGCGGCTCGTCTCGGACATCCTCGAGTCCAACGGCTCCTCGTCCATGGCCTCCGTGTGCGGCGGCACGCTGTCGCTGATGGACGCGGGCGTGCCCATCAAGGCGCCCGTGGCCGGCATCGCCATGGGTCTGGTGAAGGAGGGGGACCAGGTCGCCATCCTCTCGGACATCCTCGGTGACGAGGACCACCTGGGCGACATGGACTTCAAGGTGTGCGGCACCTCGAAGGGCATCACCTCCATCCAGATGGACATCAAGATCACCGGTCTCACCACGGAGATCATGAGCCGCGCGCTGGAGCAGGCGCGTCAGGGCCGTCTGCACATCCTGGGCGAGATGCTCAAGGCGATGGCCGAGCCGCGCAAGGAGATCAGCGCCTACGCGCCGCGCATCACCACCATCCAGATCCGCCCCGAGTTCATCAAGAACGTCATCGGGCCGGGCGGCAAGGTGATCAAGGACATCATCGCCCGCACGGGTGCCGTCATCAACATCGACGACTCGGGCCGCGTGGACATCGCCAGCTCCAACGTGGACTCGGTGAAGTCGGCCATCGCGATGATCCAGGCGCTCACGCGCGAGGCGGAGATCGGGAAGATCTACACGGGCACGGTGCGGAAGATCGCCGAGTTCGGCGCCTTCGTGGAACTGTTCCCGGGCACCGACGGCCTCATCCACATCTCCGAGCTGTCCGACAAGCGCGTGAAGAGCGTGTCGGACGTGCTCAAGGAGGGCGATGAGGTGCTGGTGAAGGTCGTCAGCATCGACAAGACGGGCAAGATCCGCCTGTCGCGCAAGGAGGCCATGGCCGAGCGCGCCGCCTCTCAGCAGGGCACCGCCCCCGCCGCCGAGGCCACCCCCGCCGCCGCGTCCCCCGAGGCCACCCAGCCGGGCGCCAAGGCCTGATTCGAGAACACGGTGACGGATACCCTCACCCTTTCCCTCTCCCAGAGGGAGAGGGGAGGGCTCACGGAACGCCCTCTCTTCGCTCCGGCGGAGGAGGGCGTTCTGCTTTGCTCCCGCCTGAAAGCTGGCCTGTCCGTCTCACGGTGCTACCTTGTCGGATATGTCCTTACCTGTCACCGTGAGGGTCCGCCGCGTGCGCACCCACCCGGAGCCGCTGCCCCTGCCGCGCTATGAGACCGCCCTCGCCGCGGGGATGGACCTGCGGGCGGACATCGATGGGGAGCTCACCCTCGGGCCCATGGAGCGCGCGGCGGTTCCCACCGGCCTGGCGCTGGCCCTGCCTCCCGACTACGAGGCCCAGCTCCGGCCCCGCTCGGGACTGGCGCTGCGTCACGGCATCACCCTGCTGAACTCGCCAGGGACGGTGGACGCGGACTACCGCGGAGAGGTCAAGGTGCTCCTCGTGAACCTCTCCCAGGAGCCCTTCACGCTTCGCCGCGGCGAGCGCATCGCCCAACTCGTGGTGTCACCCGTGTCTCGGGTGTCCCTATTGGAGCTGGAGCTACTGGAAACCACCGAGCGGGGAGAGGGCGGTTTCGGCTCGACGGGACGGTGACCCGGCGTTCCTTGCCGATTGTCAGCGCGGCGCGGTAAGACGGCTGCGGGTGCCTTCTGGAGGCCCCGCAACTGCCCCCCACCTCCGGGAGTCCGACCGCCTTGCTCTGCTACCGCTGCGGCAGCCATGTTCCCGATGCCAATGAATCCTGCGGCACCTGTGGGCTGAAGCTCACCGGGGCGGCGGCAGGGGCTGGGCCTCGTCGTCGCGGGGCGACCGTGGAGGCTCCCTACAAGCCAGGGGACGTCTTCGCCAAACGCTACGCCATTCGCGAGGTGATCGGACCGGGTCCCGTCGGCCATGTCTTCCGCGCGCTCGACCAGGAGATGGACGTCGAGATCGCGCTGAAGATCATCAACCCCCGCCTGGTGCAGATGCCCGAGGAGCGCACCCAGTTCTCCCTGTCGCTGCGCGCGGGCAAGAAGCTCACCCACCCCCACCACGTGCGCGTCTACGAGGAGGGGGAGGACCGCAACCGGCCCTTCTTCACCACGCAGCTGCTGGAGGGCATGACGCTGCGGCGGATGATCGAGCAGCGCTCGGCGCAGGGGCAGCGCTTCACCCCCAAGGAGGTGGAGCCCCTCCTGGCGCAGCTCGCCGAGGCCCTGGACAGCTCCCATAAGTACGGGCCGCACTCGGACCTCAAGCCGGAGAACATCATCGTCCTGCCGGACATGCTGAAGGTGACGGACTACGGGCTGGCGCTGGGGATTCCGCGTCTGCCCTTCGTCCAGGCCCAGAAGGTCGGGCGCGTGGCCTGCTACGTCGCCCCCGAGTACTCCGAGGGCCGTGAGCTGGATACGCGGATGGACCTCTACTCGCTGGGCGTCATCGTGGGCGAGCTGCTCACCGGTCAGACGCCCGACGAGGGACAGGCGCCGGAGCTGCTGGCCTACGACCCCGAGCTGCCGCCCGGTCTGGAGGCCCTCTACCGGCGCGCCACCAACGCCAATCCGCTCGCGAGGCCCAAGACGGCGGGCGAGTTCCTCGCGGAGTTCACCGCGGCCCTGGCGCGTCCGCGCGCTCCCTCGGCGAAGCCCTCGGCGGGTGCGCAGACGCCAGCCCCTTCCCGTCCGCGTCCCAATCCGGTGCCCTTCAGTCTCACCGCCGAGCTGGCGACGGCGTTCCCTCCGCGCTCGGACATGCTTCCTCCTCCCGTGCCGACGTCGGAGCTGCCGAGCCTGGGCGCCCCGACCATCCAGGTGCCCGTCGTGGCGGGCGGTCCTCCCCCCGAGTCCTCCAAGGCGACCCTGCTGGAGGTCCCCACCTGGAGCTCGCCCACCCTGGAGATTCCCAACGTCTCCGGTGGGCCCACCGAGCCCCTGTCCGCTGAGAGCATCGCGCAGCGGTTGGCCGCGAAGGCGAAGGAGGAACAGAAGCCTCCGGATGCGACCCAGCCGCTCGACTCGGCGACGCTCGCCGCCATCATGGGGAGCGCCAGGCCCGCCGCTTCGGCTCCCGCCCCAAAGCCTCGTCCCGCGCCGGCTCCGGCTCCTGTTGCCGCTTCCACTCCCGCTCCCGCTCCGGTCGCTCGTGCCGAGTCCCGGTCCTCGATTCCCCCTCCTGGCAAGGCTGCTCCCCGGAGCGCGCCCATGCCCGCGCTGAAGTCGTCCCGCTCGAGTTCCTCCTCCGTGCGGCTGGTGTTGCTGGCGCTCGCGGGGCTCGCCCTGGGCGCGGCGGGGGGTTATGGGTTGCTGAAGATGCGTCAGGTCTCCCAACAGGGCTCCTCGGCGGCCCGGCAGAGCGGGGACACATCGGGTTCGGCCCCAGGGGCCAGGGGAGTGAAGCGATGAGGCGGTGGGGGTGGCTCGTCCTGCTGGCGCTGTGGGTGCCGCTGGTGGCCGCCTCGCAGCCGGCTCGCCCGCGCGTGGTGGTGGTGAAGTCCGCCGGGCTCGCGCCCTACGCGGCGGTGGTGGCCGGCTTCAGCGCCGAGGTCCGCGCCGAGGTGGTGGAGGTGCTGCTGGAGGACAACACCCAGGCGGCCACCCGGGCCTTCCAGCGCGTCGCCGCTCAGAAGCCGGCCCTGGTGCTCGCCATCGGGCCCCTGGCCGCCAACACCGCCCGCCGCACCTTGAGCAAGGACGTCCCCGTCCTCTTCGCCATGGTGCCCTATTACGAGAAGTACGGGCTGGAAGGCCCCAACATCACCGGTATCGCGCTCACCAGCGACTTCCGTCCCGAGCTGGCCGCCCTCCAGTCCCTGGCTCCCTCCGCCAAACGCGTGGGCATCCTGCATGATCCGCGCTTCTCCACCGGCCTCGTGGAGGCGGCTCAGTCGGCCGCGGGTCCGCTCGGCCTGTCCATCGTGCCGCTCGCGGCGGATTCGCGGGGCAAGGCGGACAAGGTGCTCGCCGGCTCCAAGGACAAG contains:
- the rbfA gene encoding 30S ribosome-binding factor RbfA, with the protein product MSTSNRPERVGQEIQVALGRMLTRGELKDPRIGFITITGVKVSPDLKTARVYYSMMGTEQERKETQKGLEAAKGYIRREITEAVNLRVSPEVFFTFDESLERGDRIERLLREVKEKEGW
- the truB gene encoding tRNA pseudouridine(55) synthase TruB, which gives rise to MDGVLVIDKPKGPTSFDVVRQVRGLLKVKKVGHTGTLDPMATGVLPLCLGEATKVAGFITEGDKAYDAVVRLGAETDTQDAEGKVVAEAPVPSLTTAVLEEVLGRFRGSFEQVPPMYSAVKVGGKRLYELARAGEEVERASRQVTVYELVLRDFNANQLRLSVRCSKGFFVRTLAYDIGRALGCGAHLEALRRTTSGPFTLAHSLPLADLAALAREPEALAKRLLPVSEALTDLPAVRVSAEDAARVSHGVPVEAPAHPGRVRVVDPSGALLAVAEVVRGRLRYLRVLV
- the rpsO gene encoding 30S ribosomal protein S15 yields the protein MSALHQDRKAEVVAKFRTHESDTGSPEVQVALLSERITMLTEHFKTHKKDHHSRRGLLKLVGQRRRLLDYLKSKDTNRYKKLIEGLGIRK
- the pnp gene encoding polyribonucleotide nucleotidyltransferase, producing MHLKKSVKIGDTELTIETGHMAKQADGSVVVRYGDTMLLVTAVSAREKKDVDFLPLTVEYQEKLYSAGRIPGSYFKREGRLTEKETLASRIVDRSCRPLFPDGYAYETQVIASVISADPEHEGDIHGITGASAALWVSDIPFNGPIAGIRVGRVDGKLIANPTLKQRELSDIDLVMAVSREAIVMVEGGAEEVSEAEMMAALEFGKQAAQPALDLQDELRRALNKTVRNYDRIPAVAEDLKSKVRELAWDGIVNGYTIKEKAARYEALSKAKKEALAKLKEQLGEGYTSQVEKHAKQVVEDLKYEHMRTLTVNGGRIGGRGHAEVRNITCEVSVLPRTHGSAIFTRGETQALVVTTLGTSEDEQRLELLSGQSFKKFMLHYNFPPFSVNETKPLRGPGRREVGHGALAERALRNMLPASEKFPYTVRLVSDILESNGSSSMASVCGGTLSLMDAGVPIKAPVAGIAMGLVKEGDQVAILSDILGDEDHLGDMDFKVCGTSKGITSIQMDIKITGLTTEIMSRALEQARQGRLHILGEMLKAMAEPRKEISAYAPRITTIQIRPEFIKNVIGPGGKVIKDIIARTGAVINIDDSGRVDIASSNVDSVKSAIAMIQALTREAEIGKIYTGTVRKIAEFGAFVELFPGTDGLIHISELSDKRVKSVSDVLKEGDEVLVKVVSIDKTGKIRLSRKEAMAERAASQQGTAPAAEATPAAASPEATQPGAKA
- the dut gene encoding dUTP diphosphatase, which produces MSLPVTVRVRRVRTHPEPLPLPRYETALAAGMDLRADIDGELTLGPMERAAVPTGLALALPPDYEAQLRPRSGLALRHGITLLNSPGTVDADYRGEVKVLLVNLSQEPFTLRRGERIAQLVVSPVSRVSLLELELLETTERGEGGFGSTGR
- a CDS encoding serine/threonine protein kinase; this encodes MEAPYKPGDVFAKRYAIREVIGPGPVGHVFRALDQEMDVEIALKIINPRLVQMPEERTQFSLSLRAGKKLTHPHHVRVYEEGEDRNRPFFTTQLLEGMTLRRMIEQRSAQGQRFTPKEVEPLLAQLAEALDSSHKYGPHSDLKPENIIVLPDMLKVTDYGLALGIPRLPFVQAQKVGRVACYVAPEYSEGRELDTRMDLYSLGVIVGELLTGQTPDEGQAPELLAYDPELPPGLEALYRRATNANPLARPKTAGEFLAEFTAALARPRAPSAKPSAGAQTPAPSRPRPNPVPFSLTAELATAFPPRSDMLPPPVPTSELPSLGAPTIQVPVVAGGPPPESSKATLLEVPTWSSPTLEIPNVSGGPTEPLSAESIAQRLAAKAKEEQKPPDATQPLDSATLAAIMGSARPAASAPAPKPRPAPAPAPVAASTPAPAPVARAESRSSIPPPGKAAPRSAPMPALKSSRSSSSSVRLVLLALAGLALGAAGGYGLLKMRQVSQQGSSAARQSGDTSGSAPGARGVKR
- a CDS encoding ABC transporter substrate-binding protein; translation: MRRWGWLVLLALWVPLVAASQPARPRVVVVKSAGLAPYAAVVAGFSAEVRAEVVEVLLEDNTQAATRAFQRVAAQKPALVLAIGPLAANTARRTLSKDVPVLFAMVPYYEKYGLEGPNITGIALTSDFRPELAALQSLAPSAKRVGILHDPRFSTGLVEAAQSAAGPLGLSIVPLAADSRGKADKVLAGSKDKVDALLMVADKTVGNASVVQELISFATTQRLPLVGLTPSQVKEGATLALAPSPTAIGQQAGRLANRIIHEKVDPGALAVAQPEGLDLAVNLSAAGKLGGSRDVVLELLRFAAKRDFPVRVFE